The following are encoded in a window of Spiroplasma tabanidicola genomic DNA:
- a CDS encoding formate--tetrahydrofolate ligase: protein MTKIINVLNGLNIKNEDYEFYGPDIVKIDYSKYQNIKNKGKLILLTSINPKPSGEGKTTTAIGLTDGLNLIGKKAILALREPSLGPVFGAKGTATGGGESEVFPVDKINLHFTGDIHAITAANNLISSVIDNEIYWGNKKNIDLNRIVWQRCLDLNDRALRKVELEIKKNIKRKESFNITAASNMMTILCLSKNTYDLQERLENTIVAYDIHGKELLIKDFEVVGSVMVLIQNVIKPNLVLTKYNSPSLIHLGPFANIAIGTNSMISTNLALKLGDYAIVESGFGSDLGFEKFMNVINFDNDLIPDCVIMVVTIASLRMHDDFTNNFIHLEQHLKHIELYNLNLIVALNVMKGDTKEEFDLITNWLNKNNYIWEQNEAYEKGPEGAKKLANRVVEVTKNKKQVKWLINNNDTIEQKIQKIAKNFYYLDEVTFSDNSIKKIKELAKSKYSNLPICMVKEHSKIDGNTQNIKNYKLNIRNMELNSGGRFILAYTNSVFSMPGLGKDANYKYINLINNKVKGLK, encoded by the coding sequence ATGACAAAAATAATAAATGTATTAAATGGTTTAAATATTAAAAATGAAGATTATGAATTTTATGGTCCAGATATTGTTAAAATAGATTATTCTAAATATCAAAATATTAAAAATAAAGGTAAGTTAATCTTATTGACTTCAATTAACCCTAAACCTTCTGGAGAAGGAAAAACAACTACTGCAATTGGTTTGACAGATGGTTTAAATTTAATCGGGAAAAAAGCTATTTTAGCTTTAAGAGAACCAAGCTTAGGCCCTGTATTTGGCGCAAAAGGCACTGCAACTGGTGGAGGAGAAAGTGAAGTTTTTCCTGTTGATAAAATAAATTTACACTTTACAGGAGACATTCACGCTATAACTGCTGCAAATAATTTAATATCATCAGTAATTGACAACGAAATATATTGAGGTAATAAAAAAAATATCGATTTAAATAGAATTGTTTGACAAAGATGTTTGGATTTAAATGATAGAGCACTTAGAAAAGTAGAATTAGAAATTAAAAAAAACATAAAACGAAAAGAAAGTTTCAATATTACGGCTGCAAGTAATATGATGACAATATTATGTTTATCAAAAAACACATATGATTTGCAAGAAAGATTAGAGAATACAATTGTCGCTTACGATATTCACGGTAAAGAACTTTTAATAAAAGATTTTGAAGTAGTTGGGTCAGTTATGGTTTTAATACAAAATGTTATCAAACCTAATTTAGTTTTAACAAAATATAATTCACCAAGTTTGATTCATTTAGGTCCATTTGCAAATATTGCCATTGGAACTAATTCGATGATTTCAACAAATTTAGCTCTTAAATTAGGGGATTATGCTATTGTAGAATCAGGTTTTGGTAGTGATTTGGGATTTGAAAAATTCATGAACGTTATTAACTTTGATAATGATTTAATTCCTGACTGTGTGATTATGGTTGTGACCATTGCTTCTTTAAGAATGCACGATGATTTTACAAATAATTTTATTCACTTAGAACAACACTTAAAACATATTGAATTATATAATTTGAATTTAATAGTAGCTTTGAACGTAATGAAAGGCGATACTAAAGAAGAGTTTGATTTAATAACAAATTGGTTAAATAAAAATAACTATATTTGAGAACAAAACGAAGCATACGAAAAAGGCCCAGAAGGAGCAAAAAAACTTGCAAATAGAGTTGTTGAAGTAACCAAAAATAAAAAACAAGTTAAATGATTAATAAATAATAATGACACCATAGAGCAAAAAATTCAAAAAATTGCAAAAAACTTTTATTACTTAGATGAAGTAACATTTTCAGATAATTCAATAAAAAAAATTAAAGAATTAGCAAAATCTAAATACTCAAACTTACCAATTTGTATGGTAAAAGAACATAGTAAAATTGATGGAAATACACAAAATATTAAAAATTATAAATTAAACATAAGAAACATGGAATTAAATAGTGGAGGAAGATTTATTCTCGCTTACACTAACTCAGTATTTAGTATGCCAGGACTTGGCAAAGATGCTAATTACAAATATATTAATTTAATTAATAATAAAGTTAAAGGATTAAAATAA
- the tpiA gene encoding triose-phosphate isomerase, which produces MRKQIIVGNWKMFKTNKIGVRFIENIEAKIKGNPNLIVGIAAPSIMLSDLTKVAKNIKIAAQNCYFKEEGAYTGEISIPMLKEIGIEYVVIGHSERRDIFKEDDELINNKVKALLEANLVPILCCGESLEIYENGKTMEHVKNQLTKNLNGISANHVKKVVIAYEPIWAIGTGKVATPQIAQDVIKAIRDHLASMYDQNIANEVLIQYGGSVKPENIKEILSQPDIDGALVGGASLIEDSYLGLIE; this is translated from the coding sequence ATGAGAAAACAAATTATTGTAGGAAATTGAAAAATGTTTAAAACTAATAAAATTGGAGTTAGATTTATTGAAAATATAGAAGCAAAAATCAAAGGAAACCCAAATTTAATTGTAGGAATAGCTGCTCCATCAATTATGTTAAGTGATTTAACAAAAGTTGCTAAAAATATTAAAATAGCAGCTCAAAATTGTTATTTCAAAGAAGAAGGTGCTTACACTGGAGAAATATCAATTCCAATGTTAAAAGAAATAGGAATTGAATATGTAGTAATTGGTCATTCGGAAAGAAGAGATATTTTTAAAGAAGATGATGAATTAATTAACAACAAAGTTAAAGCTTTATTAGAAGCAAACTTAGTGCCAATTTTGTGTTGTGGTGAAAGTTTAGAAATTTATGAAAATGGAAAAACTATGGAGCACGTAAAAAATCAATTAACAAAAAACTTAAATGGTATTAGTGCCAATCATGTAAAAAAAGTTGTAATTGCATATGAACCAATTTGGGCAATTGGAACTGGAAAAGTTGCGACTCCTCAAATAGCACAAGATGTAATAAAAGCAATAAGAGATCATTTAGCATCAATGTATGATCAAAACATTGCGAATGAAGTTTTAATTCAGTATGGAGGAAGTGTTAAACCTGAAAACATAAAAGAAATTTTATCACAACCAGATATTGATGGAGCGTTAGTAGGTGGAGCTTCATTAATTGAAGACTCATATTTAGGTTTAATTGAATAA
- a CDS encoding nitroreductase family protein — MSKCLELLKTRRSTKRWKDQFKLSDEQKITILDAIRFAPSSNGMEPFRVLYIEDMDIRKELNQAFFGQSGVLTASALLIWITPSENWIENKVVPVQVARNIPEQFATLREGKINGLRATWKNHNVSANQWAARQAYISLGTMIVTAAEQGINTCPLEGFIPGDVKEVLVKTGLMDKENEEVSLACFVGKVDESAEMHYAFSKSRKPAEESYKVV, encoded by the coding sequence ATGTCAAAATGTTTAGAATTATTAAAAACAAGAAGATCTACAAAGCGCTGAAAAGATCAATTTAAATTAAGTGATGAACAAAAAATCACTATTTTAGATGCGATAAGATTTGCACCTTCTTCAAACGGAATGGAACCCTTTAGAGTTTTATATATAGAGGATATGGATATTAGAAAAGAACTAAATCAAGCATTTTTTGGTCAATCAGGTGTTTTAACTGCTTCTGCATTATTGATATGAATTACACCAAGTGAAAATTGAATTGAAAATAAAGTTGTGCCAGTTCAAGTAGCTAGGAACATACCAGAACAATTTGCCACTCTAAGAGAAGGGAAAATTAATGGATTAAGAGCAACTTGAAAAAATCATAATGTTAGTGCAAATCAATGAGCGGCAAGACAAGCTTATATTTCTTTGGGAACAATGATTGTTACAGCAGCAGAACAGGGAATTAATACTTGTCCACTAGAAGGTTTTATTCCAGGCGATGTTAAAGAAGTTCTAGTAAAAACTGGTTTAATGGATAAAGAAAATGAAGAAGTAAGTTTAGCTTGTTTTGTAGGAAAAGTTGATGAAAGTGCTGAAATGCATTATGCATTTAGTAAATCTAGAAAACCAGCTGAAGAAAGTTACAAAGTTGTTTAA
- a CDS encoding bifunctional 5,10-methylenetetrahydrofolate dehydrogenase/5,10-methenyltetrahydrofolate cyclohydrolase, with protein MQNLINGKELSKILLDNLKVKIMNIKNNRLPKIVVVQVGDNPSSNKYIQHKIKSIENIGMLHDHLKLDGRTSQEELLKHIDFLNKDETVDGIIVQLPLPKHIDVFTINSRISPKKDADGFSPCTIGDVVLGNSIIYPATPLGIIKLLEWKNIKIAGANIVVIGKSNIVGKPLANMLLNKSATVTICHKQTKDVKKFAKESDILISAAGCANLVTKEFVHENMTIIDVGANFVNGKYCGDVDFESVKDIVKWITPVPGGVGPMTIACLLENVYNLYLQNCLK; from the coding sequence ATGCAAAATTTAATTAATGGAAAAGAACTTTCAAAAATTTTATTAGATAATTTAAAAGTAAAAATAATGAATATTAAAAATAATAGATTACCCAAAATTGTAGTTGTACAAGTTGGAGATAATCCATCAAGCAATAAGTATATTCAGCATAAAATTAAAAGTATTGAAAATATTGGAATGCTACATGATCATTTAAAATTGGATGGCAGAACTTCTCAAGAAGAACTTTTAAAACACATTGATTTTTTGAACAAGGATGAGACAGTTGATGGGATAATTGTTCAATTACCGCTTCCAAAACATATTGATGTATTTACTATAAATAGTCGTATTTCTCCAAAAAAAGATGCTGATGGATTTAGTCCATGCACAATTGGAGATGTTGTTTTAGGAAACTCAATAATATATCCGGCAACACCCCTAGGAATAATTAAATTATTAGAATGAAAAAATATAAAAATAGCAGGTGCAAATATTGTTGTTATTGGAAAAAGTAATATTGTAGGAAAGCCTCTGGCTAATATGTTATTAAATAAATCAGCAACTGTTACAATTTGTCATAAACAAACAAAGGATGTTAAAAAATTTGCTAAAGAATCAGATATTTTAATCTCAGCTGCTGGTTGCGCTAATCTAGTAACAAAAGAGTTTGTTCATGAAAATATGACAATAATTGATGTTGGAGCAAATTTTGTAAATGGTAAGTATTGTGGAGATGTAGATTTTGAAAGTGTAAAAGATATAGTAAAATGAATCACTCCAGTTCCTGGTGGAGTTGGACCAATGACTATTGCTTGTCTGCTTGAAAATGTATATAACTTATATTTACAAAATTGCTTAAAGTAG
- a CDS encoding nitroreductase family protein, which yields MSKIYDLMKNRRSAKRYDTSFKIKEDQLKELLEVVRYSPSSYGMEAYKVYCIVNEKIKEELFHAWHNQPATKEASALFIWTVFKEDYMRKIHMPKQISEIIDPTSDKAEPYIRNGIEHFLKSQNVSMQQWLERQVYISLGAVVIAVEDMSLDCCPVEGFSRLETDRILEKYMIINSEIETSTVCLFLGKIDKNKKNHYSYKRYKKSSEEAYEIIE from the coding sequence ATGTCAAAAATTTATGATTTAATGAAAAATAGAAGATCTGCAAAAAGATACGATACAAGTTTTAAAATAAAGGAAGATCAACTTAAAGAATTACTTGAGGTTGTTAGATATTCACCTTCGTCATACGGAATGGAAGCCTATAAAGTTTATTGTATTGTAAATGAAAAAATAAAAGAAGAGTTATTTCACGCGTGACATAATCAACCTGCCACAAAAGAAGCTAGTGCATTATTTATATGAACAGTTTTTAAAGAAGATTATATGCGTAAAATTCATATGCCAAAACAAATTTCTGAAATAATTGATCCAACTAGCGATAAAGCAGAACCATATATTAGAAATGGTATTGAACATTTTTTAAAAAGTCAAAATGTAAGTATGCAACAATGATTAGAAAGGCAAGTGTATATTTCTTTGGGAGCAGTGGTAATAGCTGTTGAGGATATGAGTTTAGATTGTTGTCCAGTTGAAGGTTTTTCAAGATTAGAAACAGATAGAATTTTAGAAAAGTATATGATAATTAACTCAGAAATTGAAACATCTACTGTTTGTTTATTTTTAGGTAAAATTGATAAAAATAAGAAAAATCATTATAGTTATAAAAGATACAAAAAAAGCTCCGAAGAAGCATACGAAATTATTGAATAA
- a CDS encoding AAA family ATPase, which produces MSVKREMQQLKNLVGIKKAIILEGNIDDIYQLEGKYVNIHNFLANIFLEKKYVDSYFYDRNSGIKGKKIQNLIIENLEQEDNNSMNDMFNTANENDNKKNEGQLNLKKIIDFYKILNSNLNRTDERKVGFIADYTDYVFSDQSLDADDRAILTEFSKSLKESDFVISKVDELLNCVIFLTKKINQLPPSLYLDNPEIKILSLPKPNRDERKEFLLTVKSMIQVSDIATEFENIVDATEGWTLKELSHFVKFCCNFNIPTTFNKIFNIYLYGEKTSPWEDLDYEKMVNIKNELKSRVIGQDDAIEKVSKVIYKAFTGLTGITYSSKRSKPKGTLFFVGPTGTGKTELAKAITQFLFNDEANLIRFDMSEYGQENADQKLIGAPPGYVGFEGGGQLTNAVKEKPFSVILFDEIEKASPKIFDKFLQVLEDGRLSDNTGQTVSFSESFIIFTSNIGAAEVEPNEDKEKVYKSFIEKVQHHFTHELNRPELLGRFGNNIVPFNFIRNNELKAKIVSQKLKPLKIAIYEKYKAELHIDITNQEILNIILKDADEKRGGRDVLNSLETNLVDPLSEFLFENLKNIKPGTKIYVDAANNKVAFKI; this is translated from the coding sequence ATGAGTGTAAAAAGAGAAATGCAACAATTAAAAAATTTAGTTGGGATTAAAAAAGCAATAATTCTAGAAGGAAATATTGATGATATATATCAACTTGAAGGTAAATATGTTAATATACATAATTTTTTAGCTAACATCTTTTTAGAAAAAAAATATGTAGATAGTTACTTTTATGATCGAAACTCAGGGATAAAAGGAAAAAAAATACAAAATTTAATCATTGAAAACTTAGAACAAGAGGATAATAACAGTATGAATGATATGTTTAATACTGCAAATGAAAATGATAATAAGAAAAATGAAGGACAACTTAATCTAAAAAAAATAATCGATTTTTATAAAATACTAAACTCTAATTTAAATCGTACTGATGAAAGAAAAGTTGGTTTTATTGCAGATTACACAGATTATGTTTTTAGTGATCAAAGTTTAGATGCAGACGATAGAGCTATTTTGACAGAGTTTTCAAAATCTTTAAAAGAAAGTGATTTTGTTATTTCCAAAGTAGATGAACTTTTAAATTGTGTGATTTTTTTGACTAAAAAAATTAATCAGTTACCTCCTAGTTTATATTTAGATAACCCTGAAATAAAAATTTTATCTCTACCCAAACCAAATAGAGATGAAAGAAAAGAATTTTTATTAACAGTCAAATCAATGATCCAAGTATCAGATATCGCAACAGAATTTGAAAATATTGTAGATGCTACTGAGGGTTGAACTTTAAAAGAGTTATCGCATTTTGTAAAATTTTGTTGTAACTTTAATATTCCAACAACTTTTAATAAAATATTTAACATTTATTTATACGGAGAAAAAACTTCACCATGAGAAGATTTAGATTATGAAAAAATGGTAAACATAAAAAATGAGTTAAAAAGTAGAGTTATTGGTCAAGATGATGCAATTGAAAAAGTTTCTAAGGTTATTTATAAAGCATTTACAGGATTAACTGGAATAACATACTCTTCAAAAAGATCAAAACCTAAAGGAACTTTATTTTTTGTAGGACCAACTGGTACAGGTAAAACTGAACTAGCAAAAGCAATAACACAATTTTTATTTAATGATGAAGCAAATTTAATTAGATTTGATATGTCTGAATACGGACAAGAAAATGCAGATCAAAAATTAATTGGTGCGCCTCCTGGTTATGTAGGATTTGAAGGCGGTGGACAACTAACAAATGCTGTAAAAGAAAAACCATTTTCAGTAATCTTGTTTGATGAAATTGAAAAAGCTAGTCCTAAAATTTTTGATAAATTTTTACAAGTTTTAGAAGATGGTAGACTTTCTGATAATACTGGACAAACAGTTAGTTTTAGTGAAAGTTTTATAATATTTACTTCAAACATTGGAGCAGCAGAAGTGGAACCAAATGAAGATAAAGAAAAAGTATATAAAAGTTTTATAGAAAAAGTTCAACATCATTTTACTCATGAATTAAATAGACCTGAACTTTTAGGAAGGTTTGGAAATAATATTGTTCCGTTTAACTTTATAAGAAATAATGAATTAAAAGCAAAAATAGTTAGTCAAAAGTTAAAACCATTAAAAATTGCAATTTATGAAAAATATAAAGCTGAACTGCATATTGATATTACAAATCAAGAAATATTAAATATTATTTTAAAAGATGCAGATGAAAAAAGAGGAGGAAGAGATGTTCTTAACTCGTTAGAAACTAATCTAGTTGATCCCCTTTCAGAATTTCTTTTTGAAAATCTTAAAAATATTAAACCAGGTACTAAAATATATGTAGATGCAGCTAATAATAAAGTTGCTTTCAAAATATAA
- the nagB gene encoding glucosamine-6-phosphate deaminase translates to MNVIIVKNDTQIGQKTGDLILNKVKANKSAVLGLATGSSPISTYKYIIEKTKAENIDWSNIKTFNLDEYKGLEPTHEHSYRFFMNDNLFNHINIDKNNTYVPSGAIKSNQEAGEYDKEIEKAGGIDLQLLGIGTNGHIGFNEPGTSFDSITSIVNLTDETIEMNSRFFANKSDVPTQAISMGLKSIMNAKEIVLIAMGKNKAEAIYHLVEGEVGTQWPCSILQNHSNVTIVVDEQAASLLKK, encoded by the coding sequence ATGAACGTAATTATCGTTAAAAACGACACACAAATTGGTCAAAAAACAGGGGATTTAATTTTAAATAAAGTAAAAGCAAATAAAAGCGCAGTTTTAGGATTGGCAACAGGTAGTTCGCCAATCTCGACATATAAATATATTATAGAAAAAACAAAAGCAGAAAATATAGATTGATCTAATATAAAAACTTTTAATTTAGATGAATATAAAGGATTAGAACCAACTCATGAACATTCATATCGCTTCTTTATGAATGATAATTTGTTTAATCATATTAATATTGATAAAAATAATACATATGTTCCGAGTGGAGCAATAAAAAGCAATCAAGAAGCTGGTGAATATGACAAAGAAATTGAAAAAGCCGGAGGAATTGACTTACAACTATTAGGAATTGGTACAAATGGTCATATTGGATTTAATGAACCAGGAACTAGTTTTGATTCTATAACTTCAATTGTTAATTTAACAGATGAAACAATTGAAATGAACTCAAGATTCTTTGCTAACAAAAGCGATGTTCCTACTCAAGCGATTTCAATGGGTTTAAAATCAATAATGAATGCAAAAGAAATAGTTTTAATCGCAATGGGAAAAAATAAAGCAGAAGCAATATATCATTTAGTCGAAGGAGAAGTAGGGACTCAATGACCATGTAGTATTTTACAAAATCATAGTAATGTTACAATTGTTGTTGATGAACAAGCCGCTTCTTTATTAAAAAAATAG
- a CDS encoding FAD-dependent oxidoreductase, whose translation MKTIVIGTNHAGTTAVRTLKRLNPEMEVSTYERNDNISFLGCGIALWVQGEVKDPNGLFYASPEILANEGVQTKMEHDWVGINPKAKTVRIKNLKTGEEFDDNYDKLIVATGTWPIFPNIDGINLENIQICKNYHHAQKIKAANENKSIKKVVVVGAGYIGVELVDAFVKAGKEVSLVDIADRIMPLYYDGEFTKLVENEMKSKNVNLALNQKVVKFVGENGKVTKVVTDKSEIEADYVVFSVGVKPQTDLLKGIVDLDNRGAIKTNEFMQSSNPDIYAVGDCAQVYNVSLKQDAQIALATTAVRTGILAAVNIVSKNTLKSPGFTGANGIDVFGWKMASVGVSKNLADKYGIEVEEVMFKDSDRPEFMSTYKDVYIKIVWEKKSRKIIGAQVASLNNHTEVMYMFALAVQKELTIDELPLVDIFFLPHFNKPYNFITLSSLEVLGLNYFKK comes from the coding sequence ATGAAAACAATAGTAATAGGTACAAATCACGCAGGAACAACAGCGGTTAGAACTTTAAAAAGATTAAATCCAGAAATGGAAGTTTCTACATACGAAAGAAATGATAATATTTCATTTTTAGGTTGTGGAATTGCATTATGAGTTCAAGGAGAAGTTAAGGACCCTAATGGATTGTTTTATGCTTCACCAGAAATTTTAGCTAACGAAGGTGTACAAACAAAAATGGAACACGATTGAGTTGGAATTAATCCAAAAGCAAAAACAGTTAGAATTAAAAATTTAAAAACTGGAGAAGAATTTGATGACAATTATGACAAATTAATTGTTGCAACAGGAACTTGACCAATTTTTCCAAATATCGATGGAATTAACTTAGAAAATATACAAATTTGTAAAAATTATCATCATGCTCAAAAGATAAAAGCAGCCAATGAAAATAAAAGTATTAAAAAAGTAGTGGTCGTTGGTGCTGGATACATCGGAGTCGAATTAGTGGACGCCTTTGTTAAAGCAGGAAAAGAAGTAAGTCTTGTTGATATAGCCGATAGAATTATGCCACTTTATTATGATGGGGAATTTACAAAATTAGTTGAAAATGAAATGAAAAGTAAAAACGTTAACTTAGCTTTAAACCAAAAAGTTGTTAAATTTGTTGGTGAAAATGGAAAAGTAACAAAAGTAGTCACTGATAAAAGTGAAATTGAGGCTGATTATGTAGTATTTTCAGTAGGAGTCAAACCTCAAACAGATTTATTAAAAGGAATAGTAGATCTTGATAATAGAGGAGCAATTAAAACTAATGAATTTATGCAATCATCAAATCCTGACATTTATGCAGTTGGAGATTGTGCACAAGTTTATAATGTTTCATTAAAACAAGATGCACAAATAGCTCTTGCAACTACTGCTGTTAGAACAGGAATTTTGGCAGCTGTAAACATTGTTTCAAAAAATACACTTAAAAGTCCTGGTTTTACAGGAGCAAACGGAATTGATGTATTTGGTTGAAAAATGGCTTCAGTTGGAGTTTCTAAAAACTTAGCTGATAAATATGGAATTGAAGTTGAAGAAGTTATGTTTAAAGACTCAGATAGACCAGAATTTATGTCAACTTACAAAGATGTTTATATTAAAATTGTGTGAGAGAAAAAATCTAGAAAAATTATTGGAGCACAAGTTGCCTCATTAAATAATCATACAGAAGTTATGTATATGTTTGCTTTAGCTGTACAAAAAGAATTAACAATTGATGAATTGCCATTAGTTGATATATTCTTCTTACCTCACTTCAATAAACCATATAACTTTATAACATTATCTTCATTAGAAGTATTGGGATTAAACTACTTTAAAAAATAA
- a CDS encoding APC family permease, translating to MLNINKKNKTKNKAFEFLTIFSMAFGIVVGSGIYIKNRNEEGGVLDAANNNPYLAIIIWIFIGVVCTMMIISYVEISSAIKKDEHNTTLSWSAKFISRRSASVIAIFYISFYMPILASLGAIFTVSVFFDYGLNNFLQAMGKNTISETLTTAEYTALKVVLSSIILIGFQILNMFTQKPGRYIQTICTFIKFIPLIVVLIGGFVVFFTNNVVDASGNPDSTNSFENSTNKWEFWSFFATIVPIVFAFDGFIHAVTLQKDVENKKVVTPALFVGIISISVFYLLITIAIFIGGNDGNIFKLLNTIFIKVPILSFISKILIAFTVATLSNGYTTLIPKTIESASHEGFLYFGKNAKNISKRKASIISIIITLIIFYSTIIISLLITPLRDTNEINYAFISETISTSTVIFAFIVYYSLILAMVINRKTNKVKVNKIKGGLTIGIINIVILSLFMPYVYFEYLIRPFITHNKDAMICAAGSFAIIAIIAIYYGVNEFYLKRQKKLS from the coding sequence ATGTTAAATATTAATAAAAAAAATAAAACAAAAAATAAAGCATTTGAGTTTTTGACAATTTTTTCAATGGCATTTGGAATAGTTGTAGGATCAGGAATATATATTAAAAATAGAAACGAAGAAGGTGGAGTTTTAGATGCTGCTAATAACAATCCTTATTTAGCTATAATTATATGAATATTTATTGGAGTAGTTTGTACAATGATGATAATTTCATACGTAGAAATATCGTCTGCAATTAAAAAAGATGAACATAATACAACATTATCTTGATCTGCAAAATTTATTTCAAGAAGATCGGCATCGGTCATTGCTATATTTTATATAAGCTTTTATATGCCTATACTTGCATCTTTAGGAGCAATTTTCACAGTTAGTGTATTTTTTGACTATGGTTTAAATAACTTTTTACAAGCAATGGGAAAAAATACGATTTCAGAAACTCTTACAACCGCTGAATATACTGCTTTAAAAGTAGTTTTATCATCAATAATTTTAATCGGTTTTCAAATTTTAAACATGTTTACTCAAAAGCCGGGTAGGTATATTCAAACAATATGTACATTTATTAAATTTATTCCTTTAATAGTTGTATTAATAGGAGGTTTTGTAGTATTTTTTACAAATAATGTAGTTGATGCAAGTGGAAACCCAGATAGTACAAACAGTTTTGAAAATTCAACAAATAAATGAGAGTTTTGATCATTTTTTGCAACTATCGTACCAATTGTTTTTGCTTTTGATGGTTTTATTCATGCTGTAACATTACAAAAAGATGTAGAAAACAAAAAAGTAGTGACACCAGCATTGTTCGTGGGAATAATATCTATCTCAGTATTTTATTTATTAATTACAATTGCTATTTTTATTGGTGGAAATGATGGAAATATTTTTAAACTTTTAAATACTATATTTATTAAAGTACCTATTTTAAGTTTTATATCTAAAATATTAATAGCATTTACAGTTGCAACACTATCAAATGGTTATACAACTTTAATACCAAAAACAATTGAATCTGCTTCACATGAAGGTTTTTTATACTTTGGAAAAAACGCTAAAAATATAAGTAAAAGAAAAGCTTCTATAATTAGTATAATAATAACTTTAATTATTTTTTATTCTACTATTATAATTTCTTTATTAATAACTCCTTTAAGAGATACTAATGAGATTAATTATGCATTCATTAGTGAAACAATTTCTACTTCAACTGTTATATTTGCTTTTATTGTTTATTACTCTTTAATTTTAGCTATGGTTATAAATAGGAAAACTAATAAAGTTAAAGTCAATAAAATAAAAGGTGGCTTAACAATTGGAATTATAAATATTGTTATCTTATCTCTATTTATGCCTTATGTTTATTTTGAGTATTTAATAAGACCTTTTATTACTCATAATAAAGATGCGATGATATGTGCTGCTGGATCTTTTGCAATTATTGCAATAATTGCAATCTATTATGGAGTCAATGAATTTTATTTAAAAAGACAAAAAAAACTTTCTTAA
- a CDS encoding 4Fe-4S single cluster domain-containing protein has product MSNINFAKILLNSEIEGPGTRFVIWFQGCNIGCKGCSNKELLKLEKKFFIKTSLLFEKILEAKDKFNIEGITLLGGEPFLQPEALKEIVNFCYKNKLTIICFTGYIYEKLLPEFKDILNKIDILIDGPFIMSQLDIKRRLIGSKNQRVLKLTDTYKNCDYFEKPHSEVEIQIYNDRFSMNGDGAVFDNEKGEFIFKLE; this is encoded by the coding sequence ATGTCTAATATAAACTTTGCAAAAATTTTACTTAATAGCGAGATTGAAGGACCTGGTACTAGATTTGTAATTTGATTTCAAGGTTGCAACATTGGCTGTAAAGGTTGCTCAAATAAAGAACTTTTAAAATTAGAAAAAAAATTTTTTATTAAGACAAGCTTATTGTTTGAAAAAATTTTAGAAGCTAAAGATAAGTTTAATATTGAAGGGATAACTCTATTGGGTGGAGAACCTTTTTTGCAACCAGAAGCATTAAAAGAAATCGTTAATTTTTGTTATAAAAACAAACTTACTATTATTTGCTTTACAGGATATATTTATGAAAAACTTCTTCCTGAATTTAAAGATATTTTAAATAAAATAGATATCCTTATTGATGGACCATTTATAATGAGTCAATTAGATATAAAAAGAAGATTAATTGGTAGTAAAAATCAAAGAGTTTTAAAATTAACAGATACTTATAAAAATTGTGATTATTTTGAAAAACCTCACTCAGAAGTAGAAATTCAAATTTATAACGACCGATTTTCCATGAATGGTGATGGTGCAGTTTTTGATAATGAAAAAGGAGAATTTATTTTCAAATTAGAATAG